The proteins below are encoded in one region of Reichenbachiella sp. 5M10:
- a CDS encoding PA14 domain-containing protein yields the protein MKEKLQVMKKSVWSRLCLILVILLIGSQSMAQLVHPGISHKKSDLDRMKAMVEAGEEPWASSFEKFKEQGSASYNYNVNGNLTITTLDNAADSRFLNDGYAAYHNALMWYITGDERHAQKCVEIFNAWVNLTSTGGIALSQGRGPWKMCEGAEIIKHTYDGWSEEDQKKFGDMLVYPGWSGTETPTGSTTFYWGVYQGDPSRHGNQGLFAYRSLMAMGIFLDNEIIYERALRYLKGLPHRADDLPYPSGPPVTEPLTTGNEYYEEFRQVSIGNEIEDYGYNEVIENYIYENGQCQESSRDQTHTVVGVLIMNCISEMAWNQGDDLYGHLDNRQLLGLEFTMRYNLSWEHAYSDQPEPWEPTVESGEYIQRTDRSGRWRSLKINPYVANNLEPENFERGTNTLMPIYEMNLGHYKDRMMLPSEDYKWMQRGFDVMTEEIGVEDGKNAVDYPGWGGLKFRRVSPGDPVSGYDEDGLPMYQMNVVPGSIEAENFDHFALSGEGKVYHDVDDSNTSGEYRTDEGVDIAVCSEGGYQVESLEDGEWVTYTVQVPATSLYNIAIRYASASAGGEIKFSFSNEEVTEEITVPNGVGYSTGLDDWQDLAIANDVILRQGVQPMKISISGTSDSFVLNSISIEDGSPHECEGGLAAVDASDRFVDGVNYSYYEGTWDNLPDFEQLSPAATDIADEIGLIEGVDGEQYALVFEGHFSVPINGTYTFYTESADGSRLLVDGVEVVNNDGVHDAVEASGEVCLDEGYHQIVVEYFHNAGDQALAVMYAGPTVSKQVLSETYATGACGNEPVETPDNLEEGISYVYYEGQWNSLPDFSTLTPVEAGNLDQISLSPSRVDNYFAMTFDGYINIEEEADYTFYVSSDDGSRLYIDDMEVVDHDGLHGAEDERSGTICLNPGYHHLYIEYFEATGGNSISVMYEGGSVAKQLISEVYTGPAHEKIAQVITFPEFPKVVVGDDDFDPGATVDSGRPLSYTSSNPSVATIVEGKIHVVSNGVSIITASQEGSWEYAPVETSQELNVYSVAGCELPWTMPTVAVKNQTYEFTSEPIDISCVSSASIYLKLLATSGLTADDFVKVSYQVDGGEVLAMLESTGADSNGEFSSGEIKGNNVRVIISALSSTPNGTYQMTDISVKEYTIEEPVLSSDPEASGVGVYPNPASETMTMNINKGVYSAYRIFTIHGQVMKEGKIAPSSSQEILDVSTFPQGVYVLKLYGGQAPLSLKVLK from the coding sequence ATGAAAGAAAAGTTACAAGTAATGAAAAAATCCGTATGGAGCAGATTGTGTTTGATCCTAGTTATTTTATTGATAGGTAGCCAATCCATGGCGCAGTTGGTACATCCAGGTATTTCTCACAAGAAGTCTGATTTGGATCGGATGAAAGCCATGGTCGAGGCGGGAGAGGAGCCATGGGCGAGTAGTTTCGAAAAGTTCAAAGAGCAAGGTTCGGCCAGCTACAATTACAATGTCAATGGTAATTTGACCATCACCACTTTGGACAATGCGGCTGATAGTAGGTTTTTGAATGACGGCTATGCCGCCTACCACAACGCCTTGATGTGGTACATCACAGGAGACGAAAGGCACGCGCAAAAATGCGTTGAAATCTTCAATGCTTGGGTGAATTTGACCAGTACTGGAGGGATAGCCCTTTCTCAGGGACGTGGACCTTGGAAGATGTGTGAAGGTGCGGAAATCATCAAACATACCTATGATGGCTGGTCAGAAGAAGACCAAAAGAAATTTGGCGATATGTTGGTGTATCCAGGATGGTCCGGTACCGAAACCCCGACGGGTTCTACTACCTTCTATTGGGGAGTGTATCAAGGAGACCCTTCGAGACATGGCAACCAAGGACTCTTTGCCTATCGGTCACTCATGGCGATGGGTATTTTTCTAGACAATGAAATAATCTACGAAAGAGCCTTGCGCTACCTCAAAGGATTGCCGCATAGAGCGGATGATTTGCCTTATCCATCAGGACCTCCAGTCACCGAGCCACTGACGACAGGCAATGAATACTACGAAGAGTTTCGGCAGGTGAGTATAGGTAATGAAATTGAGGATTATGGCTATAATGAAGTAATAGAAAACTACATCTATGAAAATGGCCAATGCCAGGAAAGCTCAAGAGACCAGACACATACGGTAGTGGGAGTTTTGATCATGAATTGTATCTCTGAGATGGCATGGAATCAAGGGGATGATCTCTACGGTCACCTAGATAACCGACAATTGTTGGGCTTGGAGTTTACCATGCGATACAATTTGAGTTGGGAGCATGCCTATTCAGATCAACCTGAGCCCTGGGAGCCTACGGTAGAAAGCGGAGAATACATTCAAAGGACTGACAGATCAGGGAGATGGAGGTCATTGAAAATCAATCCTTATGTAGCGAATAACCTTGAACCAGAAAATTTTGAAAGAGGCACGAATACGCTGATGCCCATCTATGAGATGAACTTGGGGCATTACAAAGACCGAATGATGCTCCCTAGCGAAGACTATAAGTGGATGCAGCGAGGATTTGATGTGATGACAGAAGAGATCGGTGTAGAAGATGGAAAGAATGCTGTTGATTACCCAGGTTGGGGTGGGTTGAAGTTTCGTCGTGTCAGCCCTGGAGATCCAGTGAGTGGCTATGATGAGGACGGGTTGCCCATGTATCAGATGAATGTGGTACCGGGAAGTATTGAAGCCGAAAATTTCGATCACTTTGCGCTCAGTGGTGAGGGGAAAGTGTATCATGACGTAGATGACTCCAATACAAGTGGAGAATATCGTACAGACGAAGGAGTGGATATCGCTGTTTGCTCAGAGGGCGGTTACCAAGTGGAAAGTTTAGAAGATGGAGAATGGGTGACTTATACTGTACAGGTACCAGCCACTTCTCTTTATAATATCGCCATTCGCTACGCATCGGCGAGTGCTGGGGGGGAAATTAAATTTTCATTCAGCAATGAGGAGGTGACCGAGGAAATCACGGTCCCCAATGGCGTGGGCTATTCAACTGGCCTGGATGATTGGCAGGATTTGGCGATTGCCAATGATGTGATCTTGAGGCAAGGCGTACAGCCTATGAAAATCAGCATCAGCGGAACCTCAGATTCTTTTGTGCTCAATAGTATAAGTATCGAAGATGGCAGTCCACACGAATGTGAAGGAGGACTGGCAGCTGTGGACGCGTCGGATCGTTTTGTCGATGGCGTCAACTACAGTTATTATGAAGGGACTTGGGACAATCTACCAGATTTTGAGCAGTTGTCACCAGCGGCTACTGATATCGCTGATGAGATAGGGCTGATAGAAGGGGTAGATGGAGAGCAATATGCTTTGGTGTTCGAAGGGCACTTTTCTGTTCCTATCAATGGTACTTATACCTTCTATACTGAATCTGCCGATGGGTCTCGATTGCTTGTCGATGGAGTGGAAGTAGTGAACAATGATGGGGTACATGATGCGGTAGAGGCTTCTGGCGAGGTTTGTCTGGACGAGGGGTATCATCAGATAGTGGTAGAGTACTTTCACAATGCAGGAGACCAGGCGCTAGCTGTCATGTACGCTGGCCCTACCGTGAGCAAGCAAGTGCTTAGCGAAACATATGCTACTGGTGCCTGCGGCAATGAACCGGTAGAGACTCCGGATAATCTGGAGGAGGGGATCAGCTATGTGTACTATGAAGGACAATGGAACTCGCTACCGGACTTCTCTACACTGACCCCAGTGGAAGCAGGCAACTTGGACCAGATCAGTCTTAGTCCGAGTAGGGTTGATAATTATTTCGCCATGACCTTTGATGGCTATATCAATATAGAGGAAGAGGCCGATTATACTTTTTATGTCAGCTCTGATGACGGCTCCAGACTCTACATCGATGATATGGAAGTAGTGGATCATGATGGCTTGCATGGTGCCGAGGACGAACGGTCAGGGACGATATGTCTCAATCCAGGTTATCATCATTTGTACATCGAATATTTTGAGGCGACAGGGGGCAACTCCATCTCGGTGATGTACGAAGGAGGTAGTGTAGCGAAACAGCTCATCTCAGAGGTGTATACAGGACCCGCACACGAAAAAATAGCGCAGGTGATTACTTTCCCTGAGTTTCCAAAAGTAGTGGTGGGAGATGATGATTTTGATCCAGGAGCTACGGTGGACTCAGGACGTCCACTGAGTTACACCAGTTCCAATCCTTCGGTAGCTACCATCGTAGAGGGAAAAATTCATGTTGTCAGCAATGGGGTTTCAATAATTACTGCTTCGCAAGAGGGGAGTTGGGAATATGCCCCTGTAGAAACGTCTCAGGAACTCAATGTATATAGCGTAGCGGGTTGTGAGCTGCCCTGGACGATGCCCACAGTGGCAGTCAAAAATCAAACCTATGAATTCACCTCGGAACCGATAGATATTTCTTGTGTGTCGAGCGCCTCTATTTACCTCAAATTGTTGGCGACTAGTGGTTTGACAGCTGATGATTTTGTCAAGGTCTCTTATCAAGTCGATGGTGGAGAAGTATTGGCTATGCTAGAATCGACAGGAGCGGACTCCAATGGCGAATTCTCATCGGGAGAGATCAAAGGAAACAATGTACGGGTGATCATCTCAGCGTTGAGCAGCACACCCAACGGGACTTACCAAATGACTGACATATCGGTGAAAGAGTACACGATAGAAGAACCGGTTTTGTCATCAGATCCTGAGGCCAGTGGGGTGGGAGTCTATCCTAACCCCGCCAGTGAGACCATGACGATGAATATCAACAAAGGGGTGTACAGCGCATACCGAATTTTTACTATCCATGGCCAAGTCATGAAGGAAGGCAAGATTGCTCCGAGTTCATCTCAGGAAATATTGGATGTCAGTACATTTCCTCAAGGGGTTTACGTCTTGAAACTGTACGGAGGTCAAGCACCTCTCTCATTGAAGGTACTCAAATAG
- a CDS encoding arylsulfatase has product MIRRVAYLGVLWSALALTCHASNSQSKEKPNVILILVDDQGYGDIAALGNPIIQTPNIDQLHATSVRFTDYHVNPTCAPSRAALMTGHNANRAGVWHTVNGRSMILERETTVAQIMQDNGYATGLFGKWHLGDNYPFRPEDKGFEEVLTHGGGGMEQTMDYWDNDYFNDTYIHNGKLEKYEGYCTDIWFEEAMKFMADKKDEPFFVYLPTNAAHSPYFVEDKYLEPYKQYEEDGTIPMAAFYGMIANVDENIGKLVDFLKANEIMDNTILIFMTDNGTAQGARVEGHRLDGFVNKGFNDGMRGIKASKYEGGHRVPLFIHWADGGITTGTDIDALTAHYDVLPTIVDMAGLKVEKGLKFDGQSLLPLIKGNNKKFEDRIVITNSQRIEVPEPWRRTSLMQGKWRLIDGVELYNLETDPEQRNNIADQHPEKMAEFKAYYDKWWAEISPSYEDQPYIYVGHEAENPTKLYCHDWHTEKVSPWHQRHIRSGYVDNGYWQIKVAEAGTYKIRLRRWPVETGMMLNAPYPVRPALPGTSVDESKKGKALTIQKARILVQDKDRSTAVDGCSEFVEFTVELEEGDSQIQTWFTLEDGTELGAYFVDVEKI; this is encoded by the coding sequence ATGATTAGAAGAGTAGCATACCTCGGAGTATTGTGGAGTGCATTGGCTTTGACGTGCCATGCGTCAAATAGCCAATCAAAAGAAAAACCAAATGTCATCCTCATTCTTGTGGATGACCAAGGCTATGGAGATATTGCCGCTTTGGGCAATCCCATCATCCAAACTCCCAACATAGATCAGCTGCACGCCACTAGTGTACGTTTTACCGATTATCATGTCAATCCGACCTGCGCACCGAGTCGTGCCGCACTCATGACGGGGCACAATGCCAACCGAGCGGGGGTCTGGCACACGGTCAATGGCCGCTCGATGATTTTGGAGAGAGAGACTACAGTTGCACAGATCATGCAAGACAATGGCTATGCTACGGGGCTTTTTGGCAAGTGGCACCTAGGGGACAATTACCCTTTTCGTCCAGAGGACAAAGGTTTTGAAGAAGTGCTCACTCACGGTGGTGGGGGAATGGAGCAGACCATGGACTACTGGGACAATGACTACTTCAATGACACCTACATCCACAACGGAAAATTGGAAAAATACGAAGGCTATTGTACTGATATTTGGTTTGAGGAGGCTATGAAGTTTATGGCTGACAAGAAAGATGAGCCATTCTTTGTTTACCTACCTACCAATGCTGCACACTCGCCTTATTTCGTCGAGGACAAATACCTAGAGCCTTACAAGCAGTACGAAGAAGACGGTACGATCCCTATGGCGGCTTTTTATGGCATGATTGCCAATGTAGATGAAAATATCGGCAAGCTGGTCGACTTCCTCAAGGCCAACGAGATCATGGACAATACCATTTTGATTTTCATGACTGACAATGGTACGGCTCAGGGAGCGCGGGTAGAGGGACACCGCCTGGATGGCTTTGTCAACAAAGGCTTCAACGACGGTATGCGTGGCATCAAAGCCAGCAAGTACGAGGGCGGACACCGCGTGCCGCTGTTCATCCATTGGGCAGATGGTGGCATCACCACAGGCACAGACATCGATGCCCTCACTGCACACTATGATGTCTTGCCCACGATAGTGGATATGGCCGGACTCAAAGTGGAGAAAGGGCTGAAGTTTGACGGACAGAGTCTGCTGCCATTGATCAAGGGTAACAATAAGAAATTTGAAGACCGCATCGTGATCACCAACTCGCAGCGCATCGAGGTGCCAGAACCATGGCGCAGAACTTCGCTCATGCAAGGCAAATGGCGACTCATCGATGGCGTTGAGCTTTACAACCTAGAGACCGATCCCGAGCAACGCAACAACATCGCCGATCAGCATCCTGAGAAAATGGCGGAGTTCAAAGCTTACTATGACAAATGGTGGGCAGAGATATCTCCCAGCTACGAGGATCAGCCCTATATCTACGTAGGACATGAGGCTGAGAATCCGACTAAACTATACTGCCACGACTGGCACACAGAAAAGGTGAGCCCCTGGCACCAGCGCCATATCCGAAGTGGCTATGTAGACAATGGTTATTGGCAAATCAAAGTTGCGGAGGCAGGTACCTACAAAATAAGACTGCGCAGGTGGCCAGTAGAGACCGGTATGATGCTCAATGCACCCTATCCAGTGCGTCCAGCTCTACCAGGTACCAGCGTCGACGAAAGCAAAAAAGGCAAAGCACTTACTATCCAAAAGGCGAGAATATTGGTTCAGGACAAGGACAGGAGTACGGCAGTAGATGGCTGTAGCGAATTCGTGGAGTTTACCGTGGAGCTGGAAGAAGGAGATAGCCAAATCCAAACATGGTTTACACTGGAAGATGGAACCGAACTGGGAGCCTACTTTGTCGATGTGGAAAAGATTTAA
- a CDS encoding T9SS type A sorting domain-containing protein: MRMKFYQSINRMSNGLVGLFCLVLVLLTTTVTQAQVEVESLAEFIPYTKESNVDVKLAPGTYTITAADVVNDLYEEQTAIGATNKVLLLFEGNNSTYDFTDVTIKIETAVLSAYGSNSVNELQIVGNHNVLKNLTMVDDGSVHDNPGRSACNIVMDGLGNLIEGFHMTIKGSFPYGYGDAFGKGAGPVIGHQKHSALLIRGESNRIKDCTLIHHSYGHAIFMQAASNPIIEGCYVEGEVRTTDDMLLEEGTGSPADNVDFMTVWGYRLPAGYMLSLAEAGIRAYNAGTTVIDGDIIERGTSNPVVRNCTVKNMRTGVTIAHATGTKFVENCTAIGCENGFSLASGDVINCRADAIYGPVYASTYENDKSFNADITVMPPSDDYYNGSGSVAYIGGSEHQLILRGDLDDYPDGMSIKVGGDKNNIRLLYGNLPHQNDFVANNIDIQNLTGFPINLSDKSSNVTGQSCGEINDLGTDNTIAQVPCDEICVELESFDLPTETKDGVGYKLYSGEHDEMPDFAAISATHVGQMADLSISAADSLSQFALVLEGFLEAPSDDSYTFYIKSDDHAILKIDGQVVINHEGSSLQEVSAKVCLQAGSHLMQIQYLEKNADKTFEVYYESSTIDKTDALALKVLDESQSPNLAFKRSASQSSTGYQGIASRAVDGSTDGVFLNNSVTHSIANTYYPWWQVDLGSTRTVGEIKIYNRTDSNADRLANFVVQVLTRSGELRFSQYIESLSEASLIVDAQGAEGDIVRVQIQGVGTLALAEVEVYEGAASSFGAIQMIKRSATLYAIDGGEDSEEDHEITLLRHSNHINLTWKEIDRGNGYYSYQQYDTDLCLYGGEENVVDQHVTLVKCAMEDANQQWMKIGGGNDHFRLLKRGSELVIDGGMGRFDGANVFLGELDETSEDQQWKFEAADIDNLESNEEVLAIIEELPEIVAYPNPVAGELKLAVPTAKYNRVAIYNMDGRVVAKRAITAGTDSFSLNFEQYDAGIYVLVFTGQQSIKQVKIIKQ; this comes from the coding sequence ATGAGAATGAAATTTTACCAGAGTATCAATAGAATGAGCAATGGACTGGTGGGTTTGTTTTGCTTGGTTTTGGTACTACTGACCACTACAGTGACACAGGCTCAGGTAGAGGTAGAGTCTCTGGCAGAGTTCATACCATACACCAAGGAGAGCAATGTAGATGTGAAGCTAGCACCGGGTACATACACAATCACCGCTGCGGATGTGGTCAATGATTTGTACGAAGAGCAAACGGCAATCGGCGCTACCAATAAGGTGCTGCTACTTTTCGAAGGCAACAACAGTACCTATGACTTTACAGATGTGACTATCAAGATCGAGACGGCTGTCCTCAGTGCTTATGGCAGTAATAGTGTCAACGAGCTACAGATTGTTGGCAATCATAATGTGCTCAAAAACCTGACGATGGTAGATGACGGATCTGTACACGACAATCCTGGTAGATCAGCCTGCAACATCGTGATGGACGGATTAGGCAATCTGATCGAGGGGTTTCATATGACCATCAAGGGTTCTTTTCCTTACGGCTATGGTGATGCTTTTGGCAAAGGTGCTGGTCCTGTGATTGGTCACCAAAAGCACAGTGCACTCTTGATCAGAGGCGAATCCAACCGAATCAAAGACTGTACTTTGATCCATCATTCTTACGGCCATGCGATTTTTATGCAGGCCGCCAGCAACCCGATCATCGAGGGCTGCTATGTAGAGGGAGAAGTACGTACCACTGATGATATGCTCCTCGAAGAGGGGACAGGATCCCCAGCCGACAATGTAGACTTCATGACCGTATGGGGCTACCGTTTGCCAGCCGGCTACATGCTCAGTCTGGCAGAAGCAGGTATCAGAGCCTACAATGCAGGTACGACTGTGATAGATGGCGATATTATTGAGAGAGGAACTTCCAATCCTGTCGTGAGAAACTGTACGGTCAAAAACATGAGGACAGGCGTGACCATCGCTCATGCTACAGGGACCAAATTCGTAGAAAACTGTACTGCTATTGGTTGTGAAAATGGCTTTTCACTCGCGTCGGGTGACGTGATCAATTGTAGAGCAGACGCGATTTATGGCCCTGTATATGCTTCTACCTACGAAAATGATAAAAGTTTCAATGCGGATATTACCGTGATGCCTCCTAGCGATGACTATTACAATGGGTCAGGCTCAGTCGCCTATATTGGCGGTAGCGAACATCAACTGATCTTGCGTGGCGATCTGGATGACTACCCTGATGGCATGTCGATCAAAGTCGGCGGAGACAAAAATAATATCCGCTTGCTCTATGGCAATCTGCCTCACCAAAACGATTTTGTGGCTAACAACATTGACATCCAAAACCTCACAGGTTTTCCTATCAATCTATCCGACAAGAGCTCCAATGTCACAGGTCAATCCTGTGGAGAGATCAACGATTTGGGTACAGACAATACCATCGCTCAAGTGCCTTGCGACGAGATTTGCGTCGAATTGGAGAGTTTTGATCTGCCTACTGAGACCAAAGACGGGGTGGGTTACAAGCTCTATTCGGGAGAGCATGACGAGATGCCTGATTTTGCGGCTATCTCAGCGACTCACGTAGGACAGATGGCCGACCTCAGTATCAGTGCCGCGGATAGTTTGAGCCAGTTTGCCTTGGTTTTAGAAGGTTTTTTGGAAGCGCCATCGGATGATAGCTATACTTTTTACATCAAGTCGGACGACCATGCCATACTCAAGATCGACGGCCAAGTGGTGATCAACCATGAAGGATCGTCGCTCCAGGAGGTAAGTGCCAAAGTTTGTCTGCAAGCGGGTAGTCACCTGATGCAAATCCAATACTTGGAGAAAAACGCAGACAAGACCTTTGAAGTGTACTACGAGAGCAGTACCATCGACAAGACGGATGCATTGGCCCTCAAGGTATTAGATGAAAGTCAAAGCCCCAATTTGGCCTTCAAACGCTCAGCGAGTCAGTCTTCTACCGGCTATCAGGGAATCGCTAGTCGTGCCGTAGATGGTAGCACAGACGGTGTCTTTCTGAACAACTCGGTGACCCATAGCATCGCGAATACCTACTACCCCTGGTGGCAAGTAGATTTAGGCAGTACCCGAACCGTTGGAGAAATCAAGATATATAACCGAACAGACAGCAACGCCGATAGGCTAGCCAATTTTGTCGTTCAGGTATTGACACGGTCAGGTGAACTGCGTTTTAGCCAGTACATAGAGTCATTGTCTGAGGCCTCATTGATAGTAGATGCTCAGGGGGCTGAGGGAGATATCGTACGTGTCCAAATCCAAGGTGTTGGGACACTGGCTTTGGCAGAAGTGGAAGTTTACGAAGGAGCCGCTTCTTCATTCGGTGCTATTCAGATGATCAAACGAAGCGCGACGCTCTATGCGATCGACGGAGGTGAGGATTCAGAAGAAGACCATGAGATAACCTTGCTGAGACACAGCAATCATATCAATCTGACTTGGAAGGAAATAGACAGAGGCAATGGGTACTACAGCTATCAGCAATATGATACTGATCTATGCCTCTATGGCGGGGAAGAAAATGTAGTAGATCAGCATGTGACTTTGGTCAAATGCGCGATGGAGGATGCCAATCAGCAATGGATGAAAATAGGAGGGGGCAATGATCATTTTCGATTGCTCAAGCGAGGCAGTGAACTGGTGATCGATGGAGGAATGGGAAGGTTTGATGGAGCCAATGTGTTTCTTGGTGAATTGGACGAGACCAGCGAAGATCAGCAGTGGAAGTTTGAAGCTGCAGATATTGACAACCTAGAGAGCAATGAAGAAGTACTCGCTATCATCGAGGAACTGCCTGAAATTGTTGCTTACCCCAATCCTGTGGCTGGCGAACTCAAACTGGCTGTGCCAACGGCAAAATATAATCGAGTGGCGATTTACAACATGGACGGTCGAGTAGTTGCTAAGCGAGCGATCACAGCAGGTACCGACTCATTCAGTCTGAACTTCGAACAATACGATGCGGGCATATATGTATTGGTGTTTACGGGCCAACAGAGTATAAAACAGGTCAAAATTATCAAACAATAA
- a CDS encoding sulfatase, giving the protein MKSVFLAYILLQLVSGVSHATESRSRPNVIVIFIDDEGYGDVGCFGATGFETPHIDQLASEGMRFTHFYAAQAVCSASRAGLMTGAYPNRVGITGALFPYDQVGLNDAEYTMAEMFQDQGYATACIGKWHLGWQKEFLPLQHGFDEFFGLPYSNDMWPHDDLTGEKVPEGHKRAQYPELPLIEGNEPIGYISSLQDQDQLTRRYTAKAVDFIDRQAEEPFFLYLAHSMAHIPLGVSEHFRGKSELGLYGDVMMEVDWSVGEIVRALEANELTDNTLIVFTTDNGPWTWFGNHGGSAGGLREGKLTSWEGGQRVPFVLKWPGQVPQGSVCNQLACAVDLLPTFAAIADGELSDNKIDGLDIGGLFVDPQSKSPRETILYYGGKNHLNAVRMGSWKLVLPHSYPALVSPGKDGAKGKIQKAVINEPELYNLASDPGENYNLIGSYPEKAAQIMTVVEQARSELGDLNVGLEKGSENRTIGKLKE; this is encoded by the coding sequence ATGAAGAGCGTTTTTCTTGCTTACATCTTACTGCAGTTGGTTTCTGGCGTCAGTCATGCCACTGAAAGTCGATCAAGACCCAACGTCATTGTGATTTTTATCGATGACGAAGGCTATGGCGATGTGGGGTGTTTTGGTGCGACCGGGTTTGAAACGCCCCATATCGACCAGCTAGCCAGTGAAGGCATGCGGTTTACACATTTCTATGCCGCTCAAGCAGTCTGCAGTGCATCGCGTGCTGGGCTGATGACAGGGGCTTATCCCAATCGCGTGGGGATCACCGGGGCACTGTTTCCTTACGACCAGGTAGGACTCAACGACGCGGAGTACACCATGGCAGAGATGTTTCAGGATCAGGGCTATGCCACGGCTTGTATCGGCAAGTGGCACCTAGGCTGGCAAAAAGAATTCCTCCCTCTCCAGCATGGGTTTGACGAGTTTTTCGGTCTACCCTATTCCAACGATATGTGGCCTCACGATGACCTGACTGGCGAGAAAGTGCCCGAGGGTCACAAGAGAGCCCAATACCCTGAGTTGCCCTTGATCGAGGGCAATGAGCCGATAGGATACATCAGCAGTCTGCAAGATCAAGACCAGCTCACCCGACGCTACACTGCAAAAGCTGTTGACTTCATCGATAGGCAGGCTGAGGAGCCTTTCTTCCTCTACCTCGCACACAGTATGGCACATATCCCTTTGGGCGTGTCTGAGCACTTTCGTGGCAAAAGCGAGCTAGGATTGTATGGCGATGTGATGATGGAAGTGGATTGGTCTGTGGGTGAGATCGTCAGGGCTTTGGAGGCCAATGAGCTTACTGACAATACGCTCATCGTTTTCACTACTGACAATGGTCCCTGGACTTGGTTTGGCAATCATGGCGGTTCGGCAGGTGGACTGAGAGAGGGCAAACTGACCAGCTGGGAGGGAGGACAACGGGTGCCTTTCGTCCTCAAGTGGCCTGGTCAGGTGCCCCAAGGCAGCGTCTGCAACCAACTCGCGTGTGCGGTGGATTTGCTGCCCACATTTGCAGCCATTGCAGATGGGGAACTTTCTGACAACAAAATCGATGGACTCGACATTGGCGGACTTTTCGTAGATCCTCAATCGAAGAGTCCAAGAGAGACTATCCTGTACTACGGAGGAAAAAATCACTTGAATGCAGTACGAATGGGCAGCTGGAAACTGGTGCTCCCTCACAGCTATCCCGCCTTGGTGAGCCCGGGCAAAGATGGAGCGAAAGGAAAGATACAAAAGGCAGTGATCAACGAGCCGGAACTGTACAATCTGGCCAGTGATCCTGGAGAAAACTACAATCTGATTGGGTCTTATCCCGAAAAGGCCGCCCAAATCATGACCGTAGTAGAGCAGGCGCGATCCGAATTGGGTGATCTCAATGTGGGATTGGAAAAGGGAAGTGAGAACAGAACAATAGGAAAGCTAAAAGAATAA
- a CDS encoding alpha/beta hydrolase — MKNIILVVWLSVGTIGGATAQALDVEALAGDRQEPIRLTYKIIDGDTLDMILRYPPDYKKSKKYPTFVFFFGGGWNGGTIKQFEPQAAYFASRGMVTVLVDYRVKNRHQTTPYEAVADAKSSIRFLRSNARQLNIHPKKIVASGGSAGGHLAAVCGVCPGLDQAGEDLSVSSKANALVLFNPVFDNGPEGFQHERMGERWQEISPAHNITADAPPTIVFLGREDHLIPVSIAENYQAKMEAAGARCELFLYEGAGHGFFNNYKYDGKFYTLTVRETDLFLISLKYLKGEPTI; from the coding sequence ATGAAAAACATAATCCTAGTGGTCTGGTTGTCAGTGGGGACCATCGGAGGCGCCACGGCGCAAGCACTGGATGTGGAGGCGCTGGCGGGTGATCGTCAGGAGCCGATCCGTCTCACTTACAAAATCATCGATGGCGACACGCTAGATATGATCTTGCGCTATCCTCCCGACTACAAGAAGTCGAAGAAGTACCCGACCTTCGTCTTCTTCTTTGGGGGTGGATGGAATGGCGGCACCATCAAACAGTTTGAGCCTCAGGCAGCGTATTTTGCGTCGAGGGGTATGGTCACCGTATTGGTGGACTATAGAGTCAAAAACAGACACCAGACCACACCCTACGAGGCGGTGGCAGACGCCAAGTCTTCGATTCGTTTCCTCCGTAGCAATGCCAGACAACTCAATATCCATCCCAAAAAGATAGTCGCCTCTGGTGGCTCAGCGGGGGGACATCTCGCAGCTGTTTGCGGTGTGTGTCCGGGACTGGATCAGGCAGGAGAGGACTTGAGTGTCAGTTCCAAAGCCAATGCTCTCGTCTTGTTCAATCCGGTCTTCGACAATGGGCCGGAAGGCTTCCAGCATGAGCGCATGGGCGAGCGGTGGCAGGAGATTTCGCCCGCACACAACATCACCGCCGACGCACCGCCGACCATCGTATTTTTGGGACGTGAGGATCATTTGATCCCCGTCAGTATTGCCGAAAACTACCAAGCCAAAATGGAAGCCGCTGGCGCACGCTGCGAGCTGTTCCTCTACGAAGGTGCAGGTCACGGTTTCTTCAACAACTACAAATACGACGGTAAGTTCTACACACTCACCGTCCGCGAGACCGACCTGTTTTTGATTTCTCTCAAATACCTGAAAGGTGAACCCACAATATAA